One window of the Janthinobacterium sp. PAMC25594 genome contains the following:
- a CDS encoding GGDEF domain-containing response regulator: MHRDFSEVNSKGEVLIVEDTPASLKLLSDLLGGAGYAVRQAPNGELALWTAQARPPELILLDVRMPGLDGFEVCRRLKEIPSLRQVPVIFLSAQYDTDDKVRGFALGAVDFIAKPFQAEEILARTDAHVRLARAQLQLAQERANLERRVAERTAELEQVASTLAREVQIRRANEELLRLSGQVFEATQDAILITDPAGVIVTANPAFTRITGYAAQEVVGTDIMRLHAEYTGEAVLLALRQGLRSSGCWSGEVQTRRKSGDTYPCLLSVSTVHGPDGGVVNYVGVFLDISERKAEQHLIDFLSYHDALTGLPNRVLLRERFEQARANALRDSQQVVLMCLDLDRFKNINDSHGQAVGDKALQVVARFLSGCVREGDTVVRQGGDEFQILLQDDALLGRTLALAQTILAGLREELSVDGERLALTTSIGIAMCPADGDSLDDVLRHADTALVRAKEMGRDHYAFFTERMGSDIRARLAMQQQLRGAIGRDEFTVHYQPQMCLRTGALLGAEALLRWDNPVLGKVPPGLFIALAEEYGLITAIGEWVLESVCAQIRAWHDAGLGSIKVAVNLSGKQFAQDRTVPFVEAVLRKYGIAPACLGIEITESTVMGDPDKAVAALTRLKDIGVGISLDDFGTGYSSLGYLKRFPIDVLKIDKSFVDDVTTSSSDAAIARSVISLAHNLDMRVIAEGVETREQVDFLTEHGCDEMQGYYFSRPLAAAPFTVLLRERRTLAVA, encoded by the coding sequence ATGCACCGCGATTTTTCGGAAGTGAATTCGAAGGGCGAAGTACTGATCGTTGAAGATACGCCGGCTTCACTGAAGCTGTTGAGCGACTTGCTGGGCGGCGCCGGCTATGCGGTGCGCCAGGCGCCGAACGGTGAACTTGCTCTGTGGACGGCCCAGGCGCGCCCACCGGAGCTGATCCTGCTCGACGTGCGCATGCCGGGTCTCGACGGCTTTGAAGTGTGCCGCCGCCTGAAGGAGATACCGTCCCTGCGCCAGGTGCCGGTGATTTTCCTGTCGGCCCAGTACGATACGGACGACAAGGTGCGCGGCTTTGCGCTGGGCGCCGTCGATTTCATCGCCAAACCCTTCCAGGCCGAGGAAATCCTCGCCCGCACCGATGCGCATGTGCGCCTGGCGCGGGCGCAGCTGCAGCTGGCGCAGGAGCGCGCCAACCTGGAACGGCGCGTGGCCGAACGCACGGCCGAACTGGAACAGGTGGCCAGCACCCTGGCGCGCGAAGTGCAGATCCGCCGCGCCAACGAGGAATTGCTGCGCCTGTCCGGCCAGGTCTTCGAAGCCACCCAGGACGCCATCCTGATCACGGATCCGGCCGGCGTCATCGTCACGGCCAATCCCGCCTTTACACGCATCACCGGCTACGCGGCGCAGGAAGTGGTGGGCACGGACATCATGCGCCTGCACGCCGAATACACGGGCGAAGCGGTGCTGCTGGCCCTGCGCCAGGGCTTGCGCAGCAGCGGCTGCTGGTCGGGCGAAGTACAGACGCGGCGCAAGAGCGGCGACACCTATCCCTGTTTGCTCAGCGTCTCCACCGTGCATGGCCCGGACGGCGGCGTCGTCAACTACGTGGGCGTCTTCCTCGATATCAGCGAGCGCAAGGCCGAGCAGCACCTGATCGACTTCCTCTCCTACCACGACGCGCTGACGGGCTTGCCGAACCGGGTGCTGCTGCGCGAGCGCTTCGAACAGGCGCGCGCGAATGCCCTGCGCGACAGCCAGCAGGTGGTGCTGATGTGCCTGGACCTGGACCGCTTCAAGAACATCAACGATTCGCACGGCCAGGCCGTGGGCGACAAGGCGCTGCAAGTGGTGGCGCGTTTCCTGTCCGGCTGCGTGCGCGAGGGTGACACGGTGGTGCGCCAGGGCGGCGACGAATTCCAGATCCTGCTGCAGGACGATGCCCTGCTGGGGCGCACGCTGGCGCTGGCGCAAACCATCCTGGCCGGCTTGCGCGAAGAGCTCAGCGTCGATGGCGAGCGCCTGGCGCTGACCACCAGCATCGGCATCGCCATGTGCCCGGCCGACGGCGACAGCCTGGACGACGTGCTGCGCCACGCCGACACGGCCCTGGTGCGCGCCAAGGAAATGGGGCGCGACCATTACGCCTTCTTCACAGAGCGCATGGGCAGCGATATCCGCGCCCGCCTGGCCATGCAGCAGCAGCTGCGCGGCGCCATCGGCCGCGATGAATTCACCGTGCATTACCAGCCGCAGATGTGTTTGCGCACGGGCGCCTTGCTGGGCGCGGAAGCCTTGCTGCGCTGGGATAACCCGGTGCTGGGCAAGGTGCCGCCCGGCCTGTTCATCGCGCTGGCCGAGGAATACGGCTTGATCACGGCCATCGGCGAATGGGTGCTGGAAAGCGTCTGCGCGCAGATCCGCGCCTGGCACGACGCGGGCCTGGGCAGCATCAAGGTGGCCGTCAACCTGTCTGGTAAACAGTTCGCGCAGGACCGCACGGTGCCGTTCGTCGAGGCGGTATTGCGCAAATACGGCATCGCGCCCGCCTGCCTCGGCATCGAGATCACGGAAAGCACGGTGATGGGCGACCCGGACAAGGCCGTGGCGGCGCTGACGCGCCTGAAGGATATCGGCGTGGGCATTTCGCTCGACGACTTCGGCACCGGCTATTCCAGCCTGGGCTACCTGAAGCGCTTTCCCATCGACGTGCTGAAGATCGACAAATCCTTCGTCGACGACGTCACCACCAGCAGCAGCGACGCGGCCATCGCCCGTTCCGTCATCTCGCTGGCACACAACCTGGACATGCGCGTCATCGCCGAAGGCGTGGAAACGCGCGAGCAGGTGGACTTCCTGACGGAGCACGGCTGCGACGAAATGCAGGGTTATTATTTCAGCCGGCCCCTGGCTGCCGCACCATTCACTGTCTTGCTGCGCGAACGGCGCACCCTGGCCGTGGCCTGA
- a CDS encoding urease subunit gamma, with the protein MDLTPREKDKLLIFTAALLAERRLARGLKLNYPEAVALISAAIMEGARDGKSVAQLMSDGTKILSRADVMDGIAEMIPDIQVEATFPDGSKLVTVHHPIP; encoded by the coding sequence ATGGACCTGACTCCCCGCGAAAAAGACAAGCTGCTCATTTTTACGGCCGCGCTGCTGGCCGAACGGCGCCTGGCGCGCGGTTTGAAATTGAATTATCCGGAAGCGGTGGCCCTGATCAGCGCCGCCATCATGGAAGGCGCGCGCGATGGCAAGTCGGTGGCGCAGCTGATGTCGGACGGTACAAAAATACTCTCGCGCGCCGACGTCATGGACGGCATCGCCGAGATGATCCCCGATATCCAGGTGGAAGCGACCTTCCCCGATGGCAGCAAGCTGGTGACCGTACACCATCCGATACCGTAA
- a CDS encoding urease subunit beta — MTPGEYKLEEGEISLNAGRATATVVVANRGDRPIQVGSHFHFFEVNPALAFERWRAYGMRLNITAGTAVRFEPGQQRTVELVALAGERKVYGFNGAVMGDLQDTPPGKD, encoded by the coding sequence ATGACCCCAGGCGAATACAAATTGGAAGAAGGCGAAATCAGCCTCAATGCGGGCCGCGCCACGGCCACCGTGGTGGTGGCCAACCGTGGCGACCGGCCGATCCAGGTGGGCTCGCACTTTCACTTTTTTGAAGTCAATCCCGCGCTGGCTTTCGAGCGCTGGCGCGCCTACGGCATGCGCCTGAACATCACTGCCGGCACGGCCGTGCGCTTCGAACCTGGCCAGCAGCGCACGGTGGAACTGGTGGCGCTGGCGGGCGAACGCAAGGTCTACGGCTTCAATGGCGCAGTGATGGGCGACCTGCAAGACACACCCCCGGGAAAGGATTGA
- a CDS encoding PAS domain-containing hybrid sensor histidine kinase/response regulator, translating to MMRDVPGGGQGRAAVRRCCRALLLALCIAAPCAASPAAAAAVAPPHEGQRVLFLNAYDYGRAGVESYTRTYVTAMVAAGLASEDIMVEHLNLNTQGDPALRNEMRDLLLLRYTQMMGRKADLIIAMQQPALDFLLSDLAPLARGVPVLAINTSGMVLPAGSPPAIWQQKANVDFPGTLAQAMALFPETKTIVMAVGTSEADQVLKRSMQQAALAWQGKVAMRYLDDLTLEQMRAAVARLPADTVLVAGNVNRDVAGNIATPVQFSVQLARLANVPTFGMYNATVGKGILGGSILHIERAAQQVAQMSLAVLDGKAPAAPGALLPPVRPVPMYDWEQLQRWDADISRLPPHTLFFNRPPQLWHEHRVAVLLVGGVFIVMAGLLSALLLQRRRLRRAESEARESEQRFRILVEHAPEAILVYDLDLDRFVDANSSAQRMLGLSRAALLARGPFDLYAGKQPDGLPLGLMMEEHLRRAMLGEPVLVERNVRRADGSIFPCEVRLVKLPMEGRRLVRSGIVDISERKHSEQELLGYRDHLEELVQQRTAALSVAVTEAESANRAKSVFLANMSHELRTPLNSVIDFSQMMADSSSMFEEEKHNLAIINRAGHHLLTLINDILELSKIEAGRMQLQTGPVDLNGLLDEVLEMVRMRSSDQGIALQIERSGVPPLVRLDGAKLRQVLLNLLSNALKFIEQGSVTLSLACQAAEGGQMALAFAVRDTGSGIAQADLERIFEPFVQADSAVAQAGTGLGLTISREFVRLMGGELRVDSTLGAGSVFRFDLRAPVLQQPAIAALAPGRVARLPPGQRGRMVLLVDDDDNCRKLLAGLLAPLGFQLREAAGGAQAQAMLAAQRYDMVLSDWRMPDMDGLALTRWLRAQPALVQPRLVIMTASAFEEEKQEALAAGADGFLRKPIEQEHLFAMLEQQLGVRFQRTAGAPPRVPAPAFDLSQALGQLGAAERQALLESVQALDLRRSAIVLAGVATGLPQLSAHIAAMLEQHQYQPLCALLTQLASEPQGEDA from the coding sequence ATGATGCGTGATGTGCCGGGCGGTGGGCAGGGCAGGGCAGCGGTGCGCCGCTGCTGCCGCGCATTGCTGCTGGCGTTGTGTATCGCCGCGCCCTGCGCCGCATCGCCGGCAGCGGCAGCGGCCGTCGCGCCGCCGCACGAGGGCCAGCGCGTGCTGTTCCTGAACGCCTACGACTATGGCCGCGCCGGCGTGGAATCGTACACGCGCACCTATGTGACCGCCATGGTCGCCGCGGGCCTGGCCAGCGAAGACATCATGGTCGAGCACCTGAACCTGAATACCCAGGGCGACCCGGCGCTGCGCAACGAAATGCGCGATTTGTTGCTTTTAAGATACACCCAGATGATGGGGCGCAAGGCCGACCTGATCATCGCCATGCAGCAGCCGGCGCTCGATTTTTTGCTGTCGGACCTGGCGCCGCTGGCGCGCGGCGTGCCCGTGCTGGCGATTAACACCTCGGGCATGGTCTTGCCTGCCGGCAGTCCGCCTGCCATCTGGCAGCAAAAGGCGAATGTCGACTTTCCCGGCACGCTTGCGCAAGCCATGGCGCTGTTCCCGGAAACCAAGACCATCGTCATGGCCGTCGGCACCAGCGAGGCCGACCAGGTCTTGAAGCGCAGCATGCAGCAGGCGGCGCTGGCATGGCAGGGCAAGGTGGCCATGCGCTACCTCGATGACCTGACCCTGGAGCAGATGCGCGCGGCGGTGGCGCGCCTGCCCGCCGATACCGTGCTGGTGGCGGGCAATGTCAACCGCGACGTGGCCGGCAATATCGCCACGCCCGTGCAGTTTTCCGTACAGCTGGCGCGGCTGGCGAATGTGCCCACCTTTGGCATGTACAACGCGACGGTCGGCAAGGGCATCCTCGGTGGCTCCATCCTGCACATCGAACGGGCCGCGCAGCAGGTGGCGCAGATGTCGCTGGCCGTGTTGGACGGCAAGGCGCCCGCCGCGCCGGGAGCCTTGCTGCCGCCGGTTCGCCCGGTGCCCATGTATGACTGGGAACAGTTGCAGCGCTGGGATGCCGACATCAGCCGCCTGCCGCCGCACACGCTGTTCTTCAACCGGCCACCGCAACTGTGGCACGAGCACCGCGTTGCCGTGCTGCTGGTGGGCGGCGTCTTCATCGTGATGGCCGGCTTGCTGAGCGCCTTGCTGCTGCAGCGGCGGCGTTTGCGGCGCGCCGAGAGCGAGGCGCGCGAGAGCGAGCAGCGCTTCCGCATCCTCGTCGAGCATGCGCCGGAAGCCATCCTGGTGTACGACCTGGACCTGGACCGCTTCGTCGACGCCAACAGCAGCGCGCAGCGCATGCTGGGCCTGTCGCGCGCAGCGCTGCTGGCGCGCGGGCCGTTCGACCTGTATGCCGGCAAGCAGCCCGATGGCTTGCCGCTGGGGCTGATGATGGAAGAGCATCTGCGCCGCGCCATGCTGGGCGAGCCTGTCCTGGTGGAACGCAATGTGCGGCGTGCCGACGGCAGCATTTTTCCCTGCGAGGTGCGGCTGGTCAAGTTGCCCATGGAGGGGCGGCGCCTGGTGCGCAGCGGTATCGTCGACATCTCCGAGCGCAAGCACAGCGAGCAGGAATTGCTCGGCTACCGCGACCACCTGGAAGAACTGGTGCAGCAGCGCACGGCGGCCCTGTCGGTGGCCGTCACCGAGGCCGAATCGGCGAACCGCGCGAAAAGCGTCTTCCTGGCCAACATGAGCCACGAATTGCGCACGCCCTTGAATTCCGTGATCGATTTTTCGCAGATGATGGCCGATTCGAGCAGCATGTTCGAGGAAGAAAAGCACAACCTGGCCATCATCAACCGCGCCGGCCATCATTTGCTGACCTTGATCAACGACATCCTCGAATTGTCGAAAATCGAAGCGGGCCGCATGCAGCTGCAAACGGGACCCGTGGACTTGAATGGCTTGCTCGACGAAGTGCTCGAAATGGTGCGCATGCGCTCGAGCGACCAGGGCATCGCGCTGCAGATCGAACGTTCCGGCGTGCCGCCGCTGGTGCGCCTCGATGGCGCCAAGCTGCGCCAGGTGCTGCTCAATTTGCTGTCGAACGCGCTCAAGTTCATCGAGCAGGGCAGCGTGACCCTGTCGCTGGCGTGCCAGGCGGCGGAAGGTGGGCAGATGGCGCTGGCGTTTGCCGTGCGCGATACGGGCAGCGGCATCGCGCAAGCGGATCTGGAACGCATCTTTGAACCGTTCGTGCAGGCCGACAGCGCCGTGGCGCAGGCCGGCACGGGACTGGGGCTGACCATTTCGCGCGAATTCGTGCGCCTGATGGGCGGCGAGCTGCGCGTCGATTCCACCTTGGGAGCGGGCTCCGTATTCCGTTTCGACCTGCGCGCGCCGGTGCTGCAGCAGCCGGCCATCGCGGCGCTGGCGCCGGGCCGCGTGGCGCGCCTGCCGCCGGGCCAGCGCGGACGCATGGTGCTGCTGGTCGACGATGACGACAACTGCCGCAAGCTGCTGGCCGGCTTGCTGGCGCCGCTGGGCTTCCAGCTGCGGGAAGCGGCGGGCGGCGCGCAGGCGCAAGCCATGCTGGCGGCGCAGCGCTATGACATGGTGCTGAGCGACTGGCGCATGCCGGACATGGATGGCCTGGCGCTGACGCGCTGGCTGCGCGCGCAGCCGGCGCTGGTGCAACCGCGCCTGGTGATCATGACCGCTTCCGCCTTCGAAGAAGAAAAGCAGGAGGCGCTGGCGGCCGGCGCCGACGGCTTCCTGCGCAAGCCGATCGAACAGGAACACCTGTTCGCCATGCTGGAGCAGCAACTGGGCGTGCGCTTTCAGCGCACCGCCGGCGCGCCGCCGCGCGTGCCGGCGCCAGCCTTTGACCTGTCGCAGGCGCTGGGCCAGCTGGGCGCGGCCGAACGGCAGGCGCTGCTCGAATCCGTGCAGGCCCTCGATTTGCGGCGCAGCGCCATCGTGCTGGCCGGCGTGGCGACCGGCCTGCCGCAGCTGTCCGCCCACATCGCCGCCATGCTGGAACAGCATCAATACCAGCCGCTGTGCGCCTTGCTGACGCAGCTGGCCAGCGAACCGCAGGGCGAAGACGCATGA
- the tssK gene encoding type VI secretion system baseplate subunit TssK, whose amino-acid sequence MENAMTLPSKLLWSEGLAIGPQQFQQLDRYHEARLQRLASLINPHLWGVHGVSWNADALANNSLRADAMSLVFQDGELFEAPLGDVLPSAVDLSKLPSSEHSFTFYAALPALQAHGGNVSSAGARYVQADIETPDLYSEAVSIEVAYLKKRVYLLSQLDPLNDYLAIPVIRLYRAGNGGFEVDTSFMPPGLTISAESSLQKMLESLIDRMGAKIEALYSRHRQPGNNTVEFHGGDVSSFWMLNTLSTASATLSHCASYRRHHPVYLFEKLMALAGGLMTFSKKYTLSDLPAYSHDDAAPGFGKLDGIIRDLIDTVLLSRYFPIALSNDAQQNTHYYGLLDAKRIDRQTELCLAVNADMPALELVATVPLQFKISSPDNIELLLGRALPGAELRHMAQVPAEVPVRPNTYYFSIDGKGSIYDSMIKAQAIAIYVPSGIKGLKLELFGISGTAA is encoded by the coding sequence ATGGAGAACGCCATGACATTGCCATCCAAATTACTTTGGTCCGAAGGCCTGGCCATCGGCCCCCAGCAATTCCAGCAGCTGGACCGCTACCATGAAGCGCGCCTGCAACGTCTGGCCTCGTTGATTAATCCCCATTTATGGGGCGTGCATGGCGTCAGCTGGAATGCGGATGCACTGGCCAACAATAGCTTGCGGGCGGACGCCATGTCGCTCGTCTTTCAGGATGGAGAACTGTTTGAGGCGCCGCTTGGCGATGTATTGCCCAGTGCCGTGGATCTGTCCAAGCTGCCTTCCAGCGAACATAGTTTTACTTTTTATGCCGCGCTGCCGGCGCTGCAGGCACATGGCGGCAATGTGAGCTCCGCAGGCGCGCGCTATGTCCAGGCGGATATCGAGACCCCGGATCTGTACAGCGAGGCAGTCAGCATCGAGGTGGCTTATTTGAAGAAGCGCGTGTACCTGCTGTCGCAACTCGACCCCCTGAATGATTACCTTGCCATCCCGGTGATTCGTTTGTACCGTGCCGGCAACGGCGGCTTCGAAGTCGATACTTCCTTCATGCCACCTGGCCTGACCATCAGCGCCGAGTCTTCGCTGCAGAAAATGCTCGAGTCGCTGATCGACCGCATGGGCGCGAAAATTGAAGCGCTGTACAGCCGCCACCGTCAGCCCGGTAACAATACGGTGGAATTTCATGGCGGCGATGTTTCCTCGTTCTGGATGCTCAATACATTGAGCACGGCCAGCGCCACGCTCAGTCATTGCGCCAGTTACCGGCGCCACCATCCCGTGTATTTGTTTGAAAAATTGATGGCGTTGGCCGGTGGCTTGATGACGTTTTCGAAAAAATACACGTTGAGCGACTTGCCGGCTTATTCCCACGATGATGCGGCTCCCGGTTTCGGCAAGCTCGATGGCATTATTCGCGACCTGATCGATACGGTGCTCCTGTCGCGTTACTTCCCGATTGCGCTGTCCAACGACGCGCAACAAAACACCCACTATTACGGCTTGCTCGATGCCAAGCGGATTGACCGTCAGACCGAACTCTGTCTTGCCGTAAACGCCGATATGCCGGCGCTGGAACTGGTCGCCACGGTGCCGTTGCAGTTCAAGATTTCATCTCCGGACAATATCGAACTATTGCTGGGCCGGGCACTTCCGGGTGCCGAGTTGCGTCATATGGCCCAGGTTCCTGCTGAAGTGCCGGTGCGGCCGAACACATATTATTTTTCCATCGATGGCAAGGGCAGTATTTATGACAGCATGATCAAGGCCCAGGCGATTGCGATTTATGTGCCGTCTGGCATAAAAGGGCTGAAGCTGGAATTGTTCGGTATCAGCGGTACCGCCGCGTAA
- a CDS encoding HAMP domain-containing sensor histidine kinase has product MIFHAPKGDRLGGVSIVLAVSVALTCVVTVLLLAFAVLFYQSEREQRWQHLHRSLAVSADQLAVAIELPLWNLDEKQMQAIMRSMLGKRDLVASSLTPGIGKEALVLRRTADGAIDSLSALSAEPGWLVQRRPVTMGGQVIGSVAVYATPALLDAQLRQRALGIGAMIVALDVILVASIWLLMWCLMLKPLKAIGQYAAGVKAGQGEAFGTPPKAWFLGELRTLYRSIRDMVALLDSRYRALQRSEERVQMATGAASIGIWDWNVSSDALQWDEQMYAQFKVDAASTMSPAAIWRAALMPDDVPATKEALRAALGAGQAFTHEYRILWPDGAIRYIKADAVIFRDGRGQPMRLVGSNYDITAHREAEMELLRHRHHLEELVAERTSALSVAVSQAQAANRAKSTFLANMSHELRTPLNSVIGFSRLMAASPNMQDDEKRNLAIIHRSGNHLLTLINEILELSKGEAGRLQAQATVVALAPLLQEVMDMLGMRAEQQGLALRLDCADLPAAVLLDATRLRQVLLNLMSNAVKFAGGGEVTLRVRGERRDDATWRLSFAVSDTGIGIALEDQQRIFEPFVQADSAGPKDGTGLGLAISREFVRLMKGELTLESLPGQGATFRFSIPAQAAQAPVPAPVPAAMSAQAAVPPALQAQDLLLLAGAERAALLVALRELNLARVAQLLAALPAAAAPLLVPLQAMLEQHQYRQLCDLLENEGALAHI; this is encoded by the coding sequence ATGATTTTTCACGCACCGAAAGGCGACCGCCTGGGCGGCGTGTCCATCGTGCTGGCCGTCAGCGTGGCGCTGACCTGTGTCGTCACCGTGCTGCTGCTGGCGTTTGCCGTGCTGTTTTACCAGTCCGAACGCGAGCAGCGCTGGCAGCACCTGCATCGCAGCCTGGCCGTCAGCGCGGACCAGCTGGCCGTGGCCATCGAACTGCCATTGTGGAACCTGGATGAAAAGCAGATGCAGGCCATCATGCGCAGCATGCTGGGCAAGCGCGACCTGGTGGCCAGCTCCCTCACGCCGGGCATCGGCAAGGAGGCGCTGGTACTGCGCCGGACTGCGGACGGCGCCATCGACAGCCTCTCCGCGCTATCGGCCGAACCGGGCTGGCTGGTGCAGCGGCGCCCCGTGACGATGGGCGGACAAGTCATCGGCAGCGTTGCCGTGTATGCGACGCCGGCCCTGCTGGACGCGCAGCTGCGGCAGCGCGCGCTGGGCATCGGCGCCATGATCGTGGCGCTCGACGTGATCCTGGTGGCCAGCATCTGGCTGCTCATGTGGTGTCTGATGCTCAAGCCGTTGAAGGCCATCGGCCAGTACGCGGCCGGCGTCAAGGCGGGGCAGGGCGAAGCGTTCGGCACGCCGCCGAAAGCGTGGTTCCTGGGCGAGCTGCGCACCCTGTACCGCTCCATCCGCGACATGGTGGCGCTGCTCGACAGCCGTTACCGCGCCCTGCAGCGCAGCGAGGAGCGCGTGCAGATGGCCACCGGCGCGGCCAGCATCGGCATCTGGGACTGGAACGTCAGCAGCGACGCCTTGCAGTGGGATGAACAGATGTACGCGCAGTTCAAGGTCGATGCGGCCAGCACCATGTCGCCGGCGGCGATCTGGCGCGCGGCGCTGATGCCGGACGACGTGCCGGCCACCAAGGAGGCCCTGCGCGCCGCGCTGGGCGCCGGCCAGGCGTTCACGCACGAGTACCGCATCCTGTGGCCCGATGGCGCCATCCGCTACATCAAGGCCGATGCCGTGATCTTCCGCGACGGGCGGGGCCAGCCCATGCGCCTGGTAGGCTCGAACTACGATATCACGGCGCACCGCGAGGCTGAAATGGAACTGCTGCGCCACCGTCACCACCTGGAAGAATTGGTGGCCGAGCGCACGAGCGCCCTGTCGGTGGCCGTCAGCCAGGCGCAGGCGGCGAACCGCGCCAAGAGCACCTTCCTGGCCAACATGAGCCATGAACTGCGCACGCCCTTGAATTCCGTGATCGGCTTTTCGCGCCTGATGGCCGCCTCGCCCAACATGCAGGACGATGAAAAGCGCAACCTGGCCATCATCCACCGCTCCGGCAATCATTTGCTCACCCTGATCAATGAAATCCTCGAACTGTCGAAGGGCGAGGCGGGGCGCTTGCAGGCGCAGGCGACCGTGGTGGCGCTGGCACCGCTGTTGCAGGAAGTGATGGACATGCTGGGCATGCGCGCCGAGCAGCAGGGACTGGCCCTGCGCCTCGATTGCGCGGACCTGCCGGCGGCGGTGCTGCTCGACGCGACGCGACTGCGCCAGGTGCTGCTGAACCTGATGTCGAATGCCGTCAAGTTCGCCGGCGGCGGCGAAGTCACCTTGCGCGTGCGCGGCGAGCGGCGCGATGACGCCACATGGCGCCTGTCGTTCGCCGTCAGCGACACGGGCATCGGCATCGCGCTGGAAGATCAGCAGCGCATCTTCGAACCCTTCGTGCAGGCCGACAGCGCGGGACCGAAGGACGGCACCGGCCTGGGCCTGGCCATCTCGCGCGAATTCGTGCGGCTGATGAAAGGCGAGCTGACGCTGGAGTCCTTGCCGGGGCAGGGCGCCACCTTCCGTTTCAGCATACCCGCGCAGGCGGCGCAGGCGCCAGTGCCGGCCCCCGTGCCAGCGGCCATGTCGGCGCAGGCGGCAGTGCCGCCGGCGCTGCAGGCGCAAGACTTGCTGCTGCTGGCCGGGGCAGAGCGCGCCGCCTTGCTGGTGGCGCTGCGCGAATTGAACCTGGCCAGGGTGGCGCAACTGCTGGCGGCCTTGCCGGCGGCGGCTGCACCGTTGCTGGTGCCGCTGCAGGCGATGCTCGAGCAGCACCAGTACCGCCAGCTGTGCGACTTGCTGGAGAATGAGGGCGCGCTGGCGCATATATGA
- a CDS encoding urease accessory protein UreD produces MPSQPSAHGAWQAHLRLGFALHDGVSRLVERTHRGPLRVQKPLYPEGDAVCHAIIIHPPGGVVGGDQLAVDATVGAGAHALLTSPGAAKWYRANGHVSGQHIVLRAGSGAAIEWLPQESIFFDQACVRLRHEVELAPDAGYIGCDIVCLGRSASGEIFNTGSISQQVRIRRGGKLLWWEQGVLAAGGALMASPLGLGGHTVCATLIAVGTPVSPSVLAAVRGIAVPAGAAFGATHMKALVVVRLLCGDSEAARRIMLAAWLLLRPAMLGRDAVVPRIWNT; encoded by the coding sequence ATGCCTTCACAGCCCAGCGCGCACGGCGCCTGGCAGGCGCATTTGCGCCTGGGCTTTGCACTGCACGACGGCGTCAGCCGCCTCGTCGAACGCACGCATCGCGGCCCTTTGCGCGTGCAAAAGCCCCTGTACCCGGAAGGCGATGCCGTCTGCCACGCCATCATCATCCATCCGCCCGGCGGCGTGGTGGGCGGCGACCAGCTGGCCGTCGACGCCACGGTGGGCGCAGGCGCGCACGCCTTGCTGACCTCGCCGGGCGCGGCCAAGTGGTACCGCGCGAATGGTCACGTCTCGGGTCAGCACATCGTGCTGCGCGCTGGTAGCGGCGCCGCCATCGAGTGGCTGCCGCAGGAAAGCATTTTCTTCGACCAGGCTTGCGTACGCCTGCGCCACGAGGTGGAACTGGCGCCGGACGCCGGCTACATCGGCTGCGACATCGTCTGCCTGGGCCGCAGCGCCTCGGGCGAAATTTTTAACACTGGCAGCATCAGCCAGCAAGTGCGGATCCGCCGCGGCGGCAAGCTGCTGTGGTGGGAGCAGGGCGTGCTGGCTGCCGGCGGCGCGCTGATGGCCAGCCCGCTGGGGCTGGGGGGCCACACGGTATGCGCCACCCTGATCGCCGTCGGCACACCGGTTTCTCCATCAGTACTGGCAGCCGTGCGCGGGATCGCCGTGCCTGCCGGCGCCGCGTTTGGCGCCACGCACATGAAAGCGCTGGTGGTGGTGCGCCTGCTGTGCGGCGACAGCGAGGCGGCGCGCCGCATCATGCTGGCCGCCTGGCTGCTGCTGCGCCCCGCCATGCTGGGACGCGACGCCGTCGTGCCCCGCATCTGGAACACTTGA